The Candidatus Cloacimonadota bacterium nucleotide sequence GACCCGGCGTTGGAATGGGTGAACATCACCGAAGTGTTGATTTCCAAAGACCTTCGCCATGCAAAGCTATATTTTTCACACTATAACAACCCCGCTTCCCATGATGCCATCAGGGAACAATTGACTAAAAGTTCTGGATTTTTCAAAAAACAAATCGCAGGAGCACAAATTATGAGGACCATTCCCGAACTGACCTTTTTCTACGACGAAACTGAAGACCGTGCCGAGAAGGTGGAAACCTTGCTGGCCAGCATAAAACAGAATTATGACGACGATGACGGCGCCTACGATCCGGATATCAACTTGGATGACTATCTGGATGATGACGAAGTTTTCGAAGTTGATGAAGACGAAGAAATCTATAAAGAATTTCTGGAAGAGGAAGAAGAAGAGGAGGAAGCGGGAAAATAGAGCCGCTTCAGCGCCTAAGCCTTGACGGGGCAATAGCTCCCAGAGAGGTTTTTAACCCCAAAATCATCA carries:
- the rbfA gene encoding 30S ribosome-binding factor RbfA; this translates as MSKSHRIPRLQEALKQLFNLALQQKLRDPALEWVNITEVLISKDLRHAKLYFSHYNNPASHDAIREQLTKSSGFFKKQIAGAQIMRTIPELTFFYDETEDRAEKVETLLASIKQNYDDDDGAYDPDINLDDYLDDDEVFEVDEDEEIYKEFLEEEEEEEEAGK